The Manihot esculenta cultivar AM560-2 chromosome 11, M.esculenta_v8, whole genome shotgun sequence genome includes a region encoding these proteins:
- the LOC110626825 gene encoding receptor-like kinase TMK4 → MQFIYMLSNLLLPQDTMACKILPATASINIFLSFFLLLNSAAAADDSATMLKLAKAFHPTPSDWSTKNSTGYCRWSGVQCNNNRVIAIYLDEKNLSGNLPSEISTLTKLEHLSLQRNNLSGSLPSLANLTWLRVLLIRDNKFTSIPHDFFEGLIRLQTFIMSFNANLAPWSLSTALSQCGRLVYFDARFCNIMGTIPDIFASLPSLQNLFLSDNNLTGNLPESLANSGIQFLRLENQEMGLSGTIHLLSSMTRITKVWLQKNQFTGPIPDLSRCQSLVELRLSNNLFTGIVPASLIFHTKLRVVLLSQNKLQGPVPEFRSDLRANYTGNNFCVEDAQVDCDQQVTTMLEIASSLGYPLTFSDSWKGNNACKNWSYITCNDLGRIVEVNLGKQNFTGTISSSLGNLPGLKNLYLNVNNLMGSIPESLTKLTQLQILDVSGNNLTGKIPDFAASVKLITRPGNPLLESNENKVPPSLIAGILISIIIFIALVLFFMFKFRVTFRRLIRFRRAKVHAKWTVHNEAGYLTSNIGNVVIPIEVLQQVTDNFNEKNILGIGGFGMVYKGEFHDGTKIAVKRMEATAMVTKGMNGFQAEVAVLTKVRHRHLVSLLGYCINGNEGFLVYEYMPQGTLAEHLFDWRARGYPSLTWKQRANVALNVAQGVEYLHNLAQQSFIHRDLKPSNILLGDDMRAKVGDFGLVRNVPVGKYSLETRVAGTFGYLAPEYAATGRVTTKVDVYAFGVILMEMITGRKALDDTMEDKGWMFMHLATRFREDLTCRKKILKAIDETLNPDKDTLASIYKVAELAVQCTCPEPSQRPDMGIVVNILAPLVQEWKHVAATGQKD, encoded by the exons ATGCAGTTTATATACATGCTGTCCAATCTTCTATTGCCACAAGATACAATGGCCTGTAAAATCCTTCCTGCAACTGCAAGCATAAATATCTTCCTTtcattcttcctcctcctcaaTTCCGCCGCCGCAGCTGATGACTCTGCGACCATGCTAAAACTCGCTAAGGCCTTCCATCCAACTCCCTCGGACTGGTCAACCAAGAATTCCACCGGCTACTGCCGTTGGAGTGGCGTCCAATGCAACAACAACCGTGTCATCGCCATCTACCTTGATGAGAAAAATCTCTCCGGCAACCTTCCTTCCGAAATCTCCACTCTTACAAAACTGGAACACCTCTCTCTTCAGCGTAACAATCTCTCAGGCTCCCTCCCTTCTCTTGCCAATCTTACTTGGCTGAGAGTACTACTGATTAGAGATAACAAATTCACAAGTATCCCTCATGATTTCTTTGAAGGACTCATCAGATTGCAGACCTTTATAATGAGTTTCAATGCTAATCTTGCTCCTTGGTCTTTGTCGACTGCTCTATCTCAATGTGGACGGCTAGTATACTTCGACGCAAGATTCTGTAACATCATGGGCACTATACCAGATATATTTGCGTCTCTTCCAAGCTTGCAGAACCTTTTCTTGTCAGACAACAATTTGACGGGGAATCTACCTGAATCTTTAGCAAATTCAGGAATCCAGTTCTTGCGACTTGAAAATCAGGaaatgggattatcaggtacaATCCATCTGTTATCTTCCATGACAAGAATCACGAAGGTGTGGCTTCAGAAGAATCAATTTACAGGACCTATTCCAGATCTCTCAAGATGCCAGAGTTTGGTTGAATTGCGTCTATCCAATAATCTTTTTACAGGGATAGTACCAGCTTCGTTGATTTTCCACACAAAACTAAGAGTAGTTTTGTTATCACAGAACAAATTGCAGGGTCCGGTCCCGGAGTTTCGAAGTGATCTGCGGGCTAATTATACTGGCAATAATTTTTGTGTGGAAGATGCTCAGGTTGATTGCGATCAACAGGTGACCACAATGCTGGAGATTGCAAGTTCTCTGGGATATCCATTGACATTTTCTGATTCCTGGAAAGGAAATAATGCTTGCAAGAATTGGTCATATATTACCTGCAATGATCTTGGCAGGATTGTTGAAGTGAATCTCGGAAAGCAGAATTTCACAGGAACAATATCTTCTTCCTTGGGAAATCTACCTGGATTAAAGAACTTGTACCTGAATGTTAACAATTTGATGGGTTCTATTCCAGAAAGCTTGACAAAGTTGACTCAACTTCAGATTCTTGATGTCTCTGGCAACAATTTAACTGGAAAAATCCCAGATTTTGCTGCTTCTGTGAAGTTGATCACTAGACCAGGCAATCCTCTGCTTGAAAGTAATGAAAACAAGGTGCCACCATCTTTGATTGCCGGTATTCTTATTAGCATCATCATTTTTATTGCTCTTGTGTTgttttttatgtttaaatttaGAGTTACTTTTAGAAGACTCATAAGGTTTAGAAGGGCAAAAGTTCATGCCAAGTGGACAGTTCACAATGAGGCTGGCTATCTCACAAGTAACATAGGAAACGTTGTGATTCCAATTGAAGTTCTTCAACAGGTGACAGATAATTTCAATGAGAAAAATATATTGGGGATTGGAGGTTTTGGCATGGTTTATAAAGGGGAATTCCATGATGGGACCAAGATTGCTGTGAAGAGAATGGAAGCTACAGCAATGGTGACAAAGGGAATGAATGGGTTTCAAGCAGAAGTTGCTGTGCTTACTAAAGTAAGGCACAGGCATCTTGTTTCTCTTCTGGGTTACTGCATAAATGGCAACGAGGGATTTTTGGTATACGAGTACATGCCACAGGGGACTTTAGCCGAACATCTGTTCGACTGGCGTGCTCGAGGATACCCTTCTCTTACTTGGAAGCAGAGGGCTAACGTTGCACTCAATGTAGCACAAGGAGTTGAATATCTGCACAATTTAGCTCAACAGAGTTTTATTCATAGAGATCTGAAGCCTTCAAACATACTTCTTGGGGATGACATGAGAGCTAAGGTAGGAGACTTTGGTTTGGTTAGAAATGTGCCTGTTGGGAAATATTCCTTGGAGACAAGAGTGGCAGGAACATTTGGCTACCTTGCACCTGAGTATGCAG CAACCGGAAGAGTGACAACAAAGGTGGACGTATATGCATTTGGAGTGATTTTGATGGAGATGATCACAGGGAGAAAAGCTTTAGACGACACAATGGAAGACAAAGGATGGATGTTTATGCATTTAGCAACACGGTTCCGGGAGGACCTCACCTGCAGGAAGAAAATCTTGAAAGCCATTGATGAAACTCTGAATCCTGACAAAGATACCTTGGCAAGCATTTACAAGGTGGCTGAACTTGCCGTGCAATGCACTTGTCCTGAACCAAGTCAAAGACCTGATATGGGTATTGTAGTCAACATCTTAGCACCTCTTGTACAAGAGTGGAAACATGTGGCTGCTACAGGccaaaaagattaa